TACATCGCCCCTCACGAGGCGCATCAATTCGTCAACATCGGCGAGGAGCCCTTCGGCTTCCTCTGTGTGATCCCGAACAAGGCGTTGTTGCGAGAACGGCGATCGGAGGAAGGAGAATGATCTCCCATGCCCGGGCCCTGATCTACCACAGCCGGGAGGACCTGCGGATCGCGGAGGTTCCGCTGCGGCCCCTAACGGAGGGGGAAGTATTGGTGCGCATCCGGGTCTGCGGGCTGTGCCCCGGGGAGATCATGGACTGGTATATGGCGAAGAAGGCTCCCTTCACCCCCGGCCACGAGCTGGTCGGCGAGGTGGTGGCCGTGGGCTCGGGGGTCACCGCCTTTCGGGGCGGGGAGCGCGTGGTGGTGCATCACCACGCCCCATGCGGCGCGTGCCGGTTCTGCCGGCGGGGCGATTCCGTGCACTGCCCCACCTGGCGCTCCACCCGCCTGATCCCCGGCGGCCTCAGCACCTACGCCATCGTCCCCCCGCCGGTGGTGGAACGGGATCTCCTTCCGATCCCCGACCATGTCCCGGATGAGGCCGCGGCCTTCACCGAGCCTTTGGCCACAGTGGTGAAAGCCTTGCGGCGGGCCGGGCTGCGGGAGGGGGACCGGGTGGCGGTGATCGGGCTGGGGGTGATGGGGTTGTTGCACGGGATGGTGGCCCTGCGGTGGGGGGCCGAACGCGTGTGGGGGATCGAGCGGCTTCCCGCCCGCCGGGAGATCGCCGTCCGGTTCGGGATCCTCCCCCTATCTCCCGAGGAGGCAGCGGAGCGGATCCGGGAGGAGAGCGAGGGATGGGGGGCGGACGTGGTCGTCGTCGGCCCGGGCTCCGTGGAGGCCATCGAGCTGGGATGGTCCCTCGCGGCCCCGGGAGGCACTCTTCTGCTGTTCACGCCCACACCTCCCGAAGCCCGCTGGCCGGTCGATGTCCACACGCTCTATTTCCGGGAGATCCGGGTGATCCCCAGCTACTCCGCGGGCCCTCCGGAAATGCGCGAAGCCCTCGCCCTCCTCTCGGAGGGCCTGCCGGTGGAA
This DNA window, taken from Thermoflexus hugenholtzii JAD2, encodes the following:
- a CDS encoding alcohol dehydrogenase catalytic domain-containing protein; amino-acid sequence: MISHARALIYHSREDLRIAEVPLRPLTEGEVLVRIRVCGLCPGEIMDWYMAKKAPFTPGHELVGEVVAVGSGVTAFRGGERVVVHHHAPCGACRFCRRGDSVHCPTWRSTRLIPGGLSTYAIVPPPVVERDLLPIPDHVPDEAAAFTEPLATVVKALRRAGLREGDRVAVIGLGVMGLLHGMVALRWGAERVWGIERLPARREIAVRFGILPLSPEEAAERIREESEGWGADVVVVGPGSVEAIELGWSLAAPGGTLLLFTPTPPEARWPVDVHTLYFREIRVIPSYSAGPPEMREALALLSEGLPVESLITHRLSLEEAPQGYQAMRSYEALKVLVYPFR